The DNA window CAATCCAAGGTTGTGTACTGCGCTTTTCCAAAAATAGTCTTACATTATAGATAATTTTGACTTCTTATTGTTGCTCTAAACCTGTGAAAATTAACACTAATGGTATTGGGTATGTATGTAGCCAAACTCACCTTCGGAGACAaggttttcttgttttgttggTGTGTTTGGAATGTGGATAAAATAGAGGATTAAATTTCATGGATGAGATTTGTGTATTTTCACACAAGCTTCGTGTGTTTTGTACTTTTATCAAAAATGTATATTACTAACCTACATAATGAAAACATATTTGTTCatactatttttattagttCATACTTCATACTTATTTCACATAATCTATTTTGAATCATGGGGTATTAACTAGCTGATTTCTAGTAAGATCTGTCGCATTTTCTTTTTACCTACAATACATTTGTTCATTATCTTCTATcaagaagaaaatattttcCACTATCAGCCCTGCAATTACCCCCCTTCAGTTTGTATTTCTTTcaagaattaaaaattgaaaagttaAAATGAGAGGAAACCAAAGCATACAAGATGCATCGAAAGGTATGCACACAAAGTAACTTATCAAATTCATCCATTTAAGAAAGGACATGCATTATTTTGAAACACCAATATAAATCTCATTGCAGCAAAGTGAAGTCATACTTGACATAGCAATCATGGCTTTTCCATTGGGTCTAGAAGAAGCACGTGTTGGAGGAGAGAGCAAATTGCTGAATATTTTGGCCCTTTCATGCATACATTGTCCAACAGCACACTGAAAGGTTTATGACCAAGGTAATTAGCTAAAGAGATGTTTCTGGgaaacaaatatattaatgcATACCAAAAAcaaggtatatatatattaaaacgTCACAACTCACCAACAAGGCCCCATATACTTGCCATGCTTCCTGCCTCTTTGTTTCATTTCTCTGTTTCTCTGGTTGCATTTCCGGCTCGAGGAGAAGCAAATATGGCTCAAGGTTTGGAAGTATAAACAAGCGAACCTATTCAAAGCGAAGAAGAATTATGCATCGGTTGGCACAAGTATAACTagttctaaataaaaaaaaaatgaagttcATCCATTTGATCCCATAGATAGAGAAGTAATATTTTGCTGTTGTTGTGCACAACAACATGGATGGTAAAAAGGTATCATGTTCGTATAAAAAGCAGAGCTAAGAAGATACCAGTCTTGATCCAAGAGCTGCTATTCCTTTAATTGCACCATAGTGCTGAGGTAGAGCTTTAGTTGGGTCCAAAAATGCATGAAGAAAAGTCTTTGTCACTCGTGGCTGAAGATTATGATAAACATTCCCAAATCTGTAAAATTTCACAGATTAGGGAAGTGATATTACAAAATAGTAACCTTGTGCACAGGGTCACCCTAACCAGTGCAATGATGAAAGGGTGTAAGAAAAGAATTCATGTTTCTTCCAAGGCACAATCTTAAAttaacaagttgcaaagcatgTCAAGGACCTATCACCTACAGTTCTTCTGGTCATTGACTATTCAATAGAGGCAGTTAACTTGGAGTCATCTAGATATAGTGTTCCATTTGAATCTAATTATATAACTAACagctcaacaacaacaagaaataGCATTCAAAACCAGAACTATTCAGATCTAAACAATGAAACCATATTGAACAGAGAAACCAAAGTAAGCATTTTATCACTGGACTTTCTAGTTGCTCCTGGTCATTGTACTACGGAATAACTATATacaaattggaaaaaaatgtgCAATAATGGTGATCAAGGGGGATAACAATGGCCGGGAACAATCAGTTGAACATTATGTTTAAAGGAGTTCTAATATAGTGGTGATCTAGATCGCCATCGTTTAATAGAAAGAAGGTAACCTTTTGCATATTGAAGCAACAAGATTAACACTGAAGTTCCTAAGCTCCCAGTGATTATCAGATAGTCTGTTTCCAATCCTTTTTGCAACAACACAGGTAATGATAGGTGGCATCAATTGATGTAACTAGCAgaattaaatgaaaaagaacAGAATTAGGAAGATACAATAACTAAGAGGACATATAACTGCAGTTATAGCTCAAGGTTCAGGAAGGTATAACTTCCCTTCAGTCTTTGCTTCAGTTAAGCATCCAAAATGGTGTTTGTTATTACTCTATTAATTCATTAAAATAAGGAAAGCTGAACCAGTTCACGATACCATGAGTTTGTCATATTAGCATGGAAGCAATCTTCAGAAGTTGATAAATTACAGATGTGAAGACATTTTCAATAACAGCATACTTACATAAAGCTCTATATGTATGTGAGGATTTTGTAGAATGCTCCGGACAAGACGCATCAAGGCAAATAAAAGTGTTAAATTATGCAAGTTTTGTGCCACCTGTTATGATATTgggaaaaaatattaaagaagagTGTTTAAGTCTCTTTTTTAAGATATGACTATATCATTCAAAGGTTAACCAAAAAAGAATGTCCCTGATATAAACTTGTAAGTACCTCATCAGCTACAAAGCGTGAGAAATAAGGAACCAAAGGATGGAGTCCCATGTCTGTTGCCAAGCTAATTAGTGCCCTTCTAAAGGGAATAGAAGCAGGCTTATTTAGAACTAGCTCAGTTATTTTGTCAAAGTAAAGctgcagaagaagaaaaaacaaaattgtTGAAGTTTACCAATAAGGGGGAAAAGCAATCAAAACATACCATAAAATAGTGTATACCTGAAGCTCCTTTGTTATTACGTGTTTAACAGGTAATTTAATGTCAACTGGAATCCCATCTTCCTTATACTCAGACGATTTTCTTATTTCTGTGGGAGCTGCAAGTAACATGGTAAAAGCAAAAATGTCAATGCTGCGAAAGTCAAGCCTTTCAATACAACATACAGCAAATCCATTCCCTCTAGGTGAAGCAATCTATATGGATCATACATCATATTTCCTATCATAAATCACATCTATGACAAACCATTTAAacctaacaaaataaaaagtgcTGTTGAAGAGAACAAAATTCAGAGTAGCAGATCATTAATCCAGCAGGTAGGCTTACTAAGTAGCAGATCATTATGAGGCAAATGGTAACCTATTATACAAAAGATGTGACTTCAGTTTAATCACTAGAAAAATACCTTCAACTGGAGCATTCTCAGGAATCGCAGGTTGTACACCTTCAATAGCCAGCCAATGACTGGTAATTGATGTATCAAGCGGAGCTTTTGGTAATGGTGCTTCAATCAGCTATTCAAATAAGGGGAAAATGTAAGAACATAATATTAGGAAGCAATTCAAATACTACTTTCACAATAGCAGCATTTATATACCTAGTAATATCTTACATCTTTAAATTCCACATCTTTGTCATCAATGTAGAACAAATCCTTGTGTCCAGCAGCTCTTTTGAACCGCAGAGGGTCGTTAGAGGTGAAACCATATATTGGCTGatacataaatataaagaaCAATAAGCATAATAagcaaaatgaaaacaaaatcaaatgaaaagttTTTTGAACAAGCTGGGTGAAGAAGTGATTTGGCACCAATTATGGTAATTTTAACCTTAACAAAAAGCAAGTCAAGCAGAAGTGTTTTGCCACCCTAACCGTTTTAAAGCAATATCAAAATATGAACCTGCCATACCAACACATGCCTATACTAAGAGACATGGTAATTTCAAAAAAGCATCTCTTAATAGGCGCACTATCAAAGCTTAACATGCTCCAACTTGAGTACCAAACGAAAAGTTTACTGTGTGAAAAAATGTATGATTGTATTGAAGAGTAATCTCACCAAATCAAAACAAGcataaaaagatataaatattacaaaatttgaaatgaaaattaATCACAGAAAGAGTAAAGCAAGGTTACCTCTAAATTTCTCAATGCAAGTGCACTATCAACATCATCTGCTGTAAGAATAGTTCTCTTTGAGTGACGCATGCATTTTATGGACTCCTGTACAATCCAAAATTAACAAGTGCATACGATAGaggaggaaaaaagaaaagagaagaaaaaggttCAATTTTAAACGGAGTATTGAAATTGCGCAATTTTGAACAAAACAGGAAGCACATTTttgcaataataatgaaagaaaacagagagaaaggGGGGAGGTTTATGAGAGGGACCTGCATGATTTCGCGAATTCGATACTCGAGATCGGGGGCGAGAGCGAAGGCAACATCAGGGGACAGATTCGTGATGCCAATGCTCTGTGCTATCACTTCGATCGTTTCTTTTGGGACCGTgctcatctctctctctcagaTTTCAATGCGAGCAGAGAACGGTTGTAGTTATGAACAAAAAAGCACAATTTGAGAGCAGAAGAAGGTGTGGAATTTGATATCGATAAGCATACGAAGTAGTAACTCAAACTGGGTTCGGTCCTGTAAGGTTTTGTTTCCAATATCCCCGTAAGTATCACGTTCTTTAAGTTTTGCAACTTGATTCAAAGTTACAACTTACATTACATACTTATACCATGgtattggggtaattttgttcctccaggaagGTTTGGAATTTGGAGAGGtaattttgctttattttttcaaatataaataaaaatgtgtTCATAAagatagattttttaaaataaatatattaaattgattatttacttaaaaacatttaattttttattattatttataataatttaaatattttaaatttcaaaacttCTAAAACTTTAACGTTTAgacaaaatataaactaattcaATCTAAATCGCGATAGCTTGAATCggatgaaattaaaaaatagattcaaatcaattttatttaaataaaattgaattaaataaaaatcaaattaatattatctaaataataataaattatatcaattttagttttaaaattgatcTAAATTATACTATTTAGAAGTGACAATGGGATATGtgtattattatctttttaatattataaacgagataaataataaaaaatatatatcaatttattttaaagttattaataaaaagtttaaaaattttataataaatatattgaaaattttttataaaataaataatctttttaaattgataatctTTAgtgatgattttgaaaataaaaattttaagaatgatttcaatttttaatttttcacttACAATCATAAATTccaaaacaatacttaaccCATAATCTTACCATATGCTCTAGAAACTTATTTTagagtataaatttttttatttttttaaataatattataaaatataatattttatcatataatatttttcctCACGAGATAaaagattgaaataaattatatttcaaattttagctAAATCTATTAAAAATTAGTGCTTTTAAGAACATTTACTATTAATTACTTGCATATTGCGCGAGCattataatttgtttattttataaatagtgcttagatttataataatttgattaagaTTTATAAGCATACACATCATAGTTATATATTTATGGATATAAATTTactaagtatatataaaattaattttaatataaatacataatgtCATATCAACAAAGATAGTAACCTTTTAAAttgacatcttttggtcatagTTTAAGCTATGGTTgtcatttctttttttcattgctACCTTGTATTTCCTTGCATTTTTTTACTTATGTTGTAGGAACGGTTCACTCCAAAATAGTTTTTGGttagttttttcctttttggacGTTTAGCCCCGTTGATAATCAAAAAAGATAGTgaccttttatattaatagCATAGatgatcatttaaaaaaaatcaaatataattaatcaaatgtatacaatattttatactattcaTTAAAAAATGGGTAAAAAACCTTAATAAGCCAAGTCAAGAATCATGTAACGTAAATAGGCCAAAACGAAAATCTTTTCAGCAATAAGccaaatcatatttttatataattcgaaccatgCTGGTTCGAATTCTATTTCtacataattcgaaccagcttggttcgaattatacacaAACACATGCATAcacgtaattcgaaccagcttggttcgaattacacacagtAATTCATGGTATAATTCGAATTATGCtgctaaaaaattaataatttatttaaaaaaatttattaaaaaaattaataatttaaaaattaaaaaaatatattttaataaatttatttaaattataccacaaaaaaatatttcattctatgcaaaataatttaaaaaatggcttaaaagatgttagaaatactataaaaatttgtaatgtcctAATGACTTAGGAATTtgtatggaataaaatattttctttcatttctaaattattattgactatgtagagtattttatttaaaatttgagtacatGCATGTATTTACCTAAGTTATTataacattacaaatttttatagtactcctaaccaatttttttaaattgttttgcataggataaaatattttttgtactataatttaaaaaaatttattaaaaaaatttattaaaaaatattcatgaactATTAAAAATGGACAGAAAAGTATTGTATAGAATTCGAATTGatagctcattaatattttaaagaagtctcgtaattaaatattttgttagctttttttaacgtatgaaataaaaatatattttttaatttttaaattattaattttttaataaattttttaaataaattattaatttttaaacggCATAATTCGAATTATACTATGAATTactgtgtgtaattcgaaccaagctggttcgaattatgtgtGCGCGTGTGtttgtgtgtaattcgaaccaagctggttcgaattatgtgtgtgcgtgtgtttgtgtgtaattcgaaccaagctggttcgaattacgtgTATGCATGTGTTtgtgtataattcgaaccaagctggttcgaattatgtaGAAATGGAATTCGAACCatgctggttcgaattatataaaaatataatttggcTTATTGCTGAAACGATTTTCGCTTTGGCGTATTTACGTTACATGATTCTTGACTTggcttatttaaattttttacccttaaaaaattaagtatttATATAACCAAAACACGAGTATGAAATTCGGATTCAGAAGTACAAAGAAGCTGGAACTGATGAAGCATTAGATTTTGATTGATAGGCAATACGTGGCACTAATATTCTCTTTGCACACGAGCAATCTGTCACATAGGAAGCTCATATTTTTACAAGTAAGAAAACCCAGACATCAACCACTTAGAAAACGAAAATTGAGATACAATGCCATTTCAAGACACCAAGAATCAAAGAAACTTGATTATGCTGTTTCAGTACACacaagaagaaaggaaaagctttATAAGTAGGGTATTTTTGTGTCTACAAATATTTGACCAACAACCATATCACAACCACCAAAACCACTATCCCAACCACTGCTAAAAGCATGCACAAGCAGGAGCAACCACCCTTGGTACGTTTGTTTAAAACTGCCAAGTTCTTCTGGACACGCTGTTAACACAAGATAAACAGAAATGATGAGTTACAACTTACAAAAGAGTGGTGAAATATTGATGTTTCCCTGTTCTAAGAAAAGATATTAGAATTTAGAGGGATTTGGAgctttaaaaagtaaaagagaagaTACCATTGGAAAATCAAAAATGGTAGGCATGCATGCAGCCACATAAAATAGAACAAGTTATTTTCATCTAGTTTTGCTCAtgcatttgaaattttgaaacactGGCCAAGggcatatattatttttttttcttcacattGTGAAATAATACACAAATTGATTAGtgctagaaaaaaaaagagttttacaATAACCACAAAACCCTACTGGTCCACATTTGACAAAGCATATAATGTAAAGTATATTACATACCAAACAAATATTAAAGACtaactatattaaaaaaaaagaataataaaaataaaaacttcatACGTCCAATGAAAGTATCCAACAAGGGTCCTATCAACAACTTAACTCTCAGATTTATGCCACCAAAATTAAGGAATTTATAAACATGAAAATATTGACCCTAAAGAGCACAAAGCGGATATTACTATTGCAAGAGCTTAACTGACTGAGCATATTGTAAACTTTGAGAACATTCCATTTTTATATGCCCAAACGGGAGATATGGTTCTAATAAAGTTAAAGGAGTGTTACCCTTAGACGAGAATCTGTAACATCTACATGTTCGTCCAAGTCATCCTAGCACAGGAAGAGAATATTCAATTttagaaaggaaaggagaaaatGGTCTgtgagaaacaagaaaaaagaaatttaacaTAGGAAAGTAGCATACAATTAGTCTAGTGTGTAGACTCAGCTCTTCATTCACTGCTAATGCAATGTGCTTTGTACTTACAACAGTCTCCTCCAATTTTTCAAGGCCTTCATCTTGCTCTGCTTGAACACCACTCCCCCAAATCAAGATCTAAATTCCAAATTACAGATTACAGAtattatatttcaatttcaaacaaTTCAAGTTAAGTAACCTTTCATAATTTGCCTTTGAAGTCCAACGAGTCCACTGTTATCCAGGCCAACAGTTCTGCTCATtgcatctggttttatttcAGGACCAAATAAACTATCCCTATTTGCAAAGTTTGACATGTTCAGTGTTGAAGCCATTTGGTTAACTTTTGACCTCAAATTTGTAAGTGTTTCCCTGCGGCGATTCATCTCCTTCTCAGATCTGTGCATCATTGAGAAGTGAAAGCATCAGATATCAATAAAGCAACTTCATCATATAACTTGACACTTTACAGATGAAAAGAAGACAATGAATGACTGATAATACATATTACCTTATGCTATTATCACATAACTTTTACAATGCAACTAAACAAATCTtaagaaataaatatttaagatcaggaaaacccttaaaaatgtACTGGACAATTGCAGTACAGTATTTCAGGTCCTAGTTTCTTTGCTGTAATAGCAAGATCTTCCTTAATTAGCATAAACAACAGCCGAACACTCACTTTCCAGGGACTTTAGATAAAAGGGATTGCAAGCTATCAAGTCTGGTCCCTAAGATAGTAATCTTCCTTCTTATAGCAGATGCATGACGCTGAGCTTCTGGTCCAGATGTGGATAATGAACTCCGCTCAGAAATCAT is part of the Arachis duranensis cultivar V14167 chromosome 1, aradu.V14167.gnm2.J7QH, whole genome shotgun sequence genome and encodes:
- the LOC107467695 gene encoding syntaxin-52 — protein: MASSSDSWMKEYNEAVKLADDINGMISERSSLSTSGPEAQRHASAIRRKITILGTRLDSLQSLLSKVPGKSEKEMNRRRETLTNLRSKVNQMASTLNMSNFANRDSLFGPEIKPDAMSRTVGLDNSGLVGLQRQIMKEQDEGLEKLEETVVSTKHIALAVNEELSLHTRLIDDLDEHVDVTDSRLRRVQKNLAVLNKRTKGGCSCLCMLLAVVGIVVLVVVIWLLVKYL
- the LOC107467783 gene encoding transcription initiation factor TFIID subunit 6, whose amino-acid sequence is MSTVPKETIEVIAQSIGITNLSPDVAFALAPDLEYRIREIMQESIKCMRHSKRTILTADDVDSALALRNLEPIYGFTSNDPLRFKRAAGHKDLFYIDDKDVEFKDLIEAPLPKAPLDTSITSHWLAIEGVQPAIPENAPVEAPTEIRKSSEYKEDGIPVDIKLPVKHVITKELQLYFDKITELVLNKPASIPFRRALISLATDMGLHPLVPYFSRFVADEVAQNLHNLTLLFALMRLVRSILQNPHIHIELYLHQLMPPIITCVVAKRIGNRLSDNHWELRNFSVNLVASICKRFGNVYHNLQPRVTKTFLHAFLDPTKALPQHYGAIKGIAALGSRLVRLFILPNLEPYLLLLEPEMQPEKQRNETKRQEAWQVYGALLCAVGQCMHERAKIFSNLLSPPTRASSRPNGKAMIAMSSKRKASTENLMQQQQPPLKKLATDGPGGVVPMNSMSVDMQMQGSAGAFSTMMGVPNVGVSSMARQISNDNTMGREVGGQQSKVSSILAQAWKDDIDAGQLLSSVYELFGESLLSFIPKAEAGVFL